A region of the Scatophagus argus isolate fScaArg1 chromosome 14, fScaArg1.pri, whole genome shotgun sequence genome:
agcTGCAGTTGATCTCACCATGTCAGACATGAGAGCTTTGAAATGCTGGATGGCCTCCTCCCTCTTGTGCTGCTCTCTTTCTCGGTCGATCTCTTTGGTCTGTTCTGATCGGGCCTTCTGCACCTcccgctccctctctctgagaCTGGCCTCGATGCGAGCCTGCCGCTCCAGTTCCCGCTCCTTCTCTATGTCCACGCTCTGTGGAagatgacacacacagtctgtgatGTTCACATTGAAGACTATGCTGGAAAACAGCAGTCGTAAATCTCAACCGTCACACCAACGGTTTGAAAATATGCAAAGAAATCAAGCATTTTGGACAATCTTGATAATaagtaaaatgttaaacattaaatACTTCCATTAAAGAATACTATAAGTGTGCAGATTGTCTTTTAGTTACATACTCTCACACTCTCCGTCTGTGGTCAACATCGGGAGACGTGTTGACTCATTTTTACTTATGAGGAATTTATGGCCTCCATGgtaataaaacacattacataAGCTGCCGGTTGAACTGGGCTTCATAACCACTTTTGGGGCTGGATAACTCAAAAAGACCTAccataaataaacaagaagaaACTCGCTATCCTAATAACAATCAGGCTACAAAGAACACATGAAGCCACACCCTCTGTATGAGACACTCTTTCCGTTTCAAAAGAATTATTAATCGGCTGTTAGTAGTGTCTTAAATTTGGGCCAATATGATATTTGTAGAAAGCAGTACTGGCCATGTTTttaacatatgcacacactcacaatagAAAGATACTTAAGAAGAAAAACGATCAAACAGGGAAAAAGACTGACTGCATGGATGTTCAATTGATAAATTATCCATCTGACTTGCACCATACATAATTTATACCCATGCATGTCCAAAAGTAAAAAGCAAAGTTCAGTTAATATTGATCAGATATCACTGGCACATACACAGTGAAGTCATGATTTTCCATCCTGAGAGCTGCTCCTACCTTGGCTTGTTTTTCCATATACTGTTTGAAAAGCTCTTCTCTGAGAGCAGAGCTCTCCACAGCCTTGTATCGTGGGTCAGTTTCTAGCCTCTCTTTCACTTTGCTCCACCGCTGGCCTCCCTCTATGTGCTGATCACTTAGGAGATCAAAGAAGTCTTGTTTTACCTGAAAGCAAAACACGTACACCAAAATTATAAGAAATCTGTCCAGAATCCATGGTCAACAAGACTGCTGGACCCTGCAGATGGTGGAAATCCAGTAACTTGATCAAAAGCACATCAGCAGGTCAATGAAAGACTAAAGAAGTCCTGACTTGTGGTCAGTTGTCTTCCTGAagctggaaaaacacacaccacactcttgttgtacagagagagagggagagatgctGTATATTGATATCTGggttgagtgagtgagtgatacCTTCTCTCCTCTGGACTTGgagtcctctttctctcttttcctcatAGCGGTGATAAATTCCATGAAGATGGCCTCCCGGTCCTTCATCTTCTCTATGGTCTTAAATCGCGGGTCCCGGCCATGCTTCACTGCAAATTCACTAAACGTTGTTCTGAAaagattcaaaaacaaaacaaacaaacatacatacattacagtTATAATTATTTTGTGAGATTATCTCTTCagcacaacaagaaaaaaaaataataaaaaaatagtgCTTcgcctcctccatcaccctttCTAACATATagcttattttattattttatacttAATTCTCCATTTTGGTGTTTACTCACAAACTAGTTTAATTTGCTTAActtgcttttcctttcacttttcatgttcACTCTGGACTCAACCACAGATGGCATTGTTGCCTCAGGTGGATAAAAAGGTGAAAACTGCTAAAAAGGATCATCAGAGGTACTTCAGTGGCTGTTAATACACCTGGGTGTGCCACCCAAGTGAAGTCGTTGTGTGGGGAAATACACAATATGTGAGAAAACAAGAGGGGAACACGGCACcataaatagaaaatgaatatcTGGCTGTTAATGTTGATTTTGTAGTAGGCCATCACAAATAACTGGATGTATGGGGAAACGCTGTGGCTGGCATGTCCCTTTACCTAGGTGTGAGCTTTGCCTCCTCCATCATCCTCCTAAACTCGTCTTTGGCCTGCATCagcttgttcttcttctccttcctctcttcctctgctcgcGTCTTCACGTACTGATCAAACACCTAAAGTGGTCATGATCACAAAACAAAGactgggattaaaaaaaaaatatggccAGCATATGGCAGTGAGAACATGAGGATGTGCAACAGTATAACAGTGAGGAAGACAGAAACGTGTGAGCAACTGAAcctgtttcctctcctttgGGTTGAGCAGAAGGTAACGTGGATCAAACACAATCTTATGAAGCTCTTTGTCCCAAGTTGAGAATGCAGACACCTACATGTAAAACAGACAATACTGGCATTAGACAAACAACTAATATTAACCTGAAACACAACTCATTAATTTCACAAAATTTTTACAATTTTGTCCATGAGAGTTTAATCTCAGCACTGAGCAAGGACACTGAAGAAGTTATGTGACAAGGCAACAAGGaataacacacataaaaaccTTCAGGAATGGACAGGTTTGTGCTGTTTAAAAGCTGAGTCCTGTGACGAACAGTCTGCAAACAAACCATTGACAAACTGTGTTAAATCATGTAGTAACTTTGACATAAAGCTTGTGTTACCCCTCTCTCCAGCAGCATTTCTCTGAACTGGGTCATCCGGGACTCTAGAGGCACTATAGCTCGTTCTCTGGCAGCTCTGAGTTCTGCCTCCATCGCTGCTTCCTTCTCAGAGTCCGCTTCCTTCACGTCCTCTTTCCTGTGACACCACAGAAGTCACAAGAGGTGGAGAAAATCAGGAATGAGAACAGAgacaaatcagaaaaaaggaagagaaacaagAAAGTGCTTCCCAAAGCTAATTCAGATATTTCCAGAGGGATAACAGGACTCCCTGAACTTTTGTAGTAATGAAACATTAAATGAGGAGGGAAAAGCATCACTTACTTCCTCTTTTTGGCTTTGGTTGGTTCTTCATCCTGATTCTCTTCAGTAGCAATGGCTAATTCTAGCTCCTCCTTATTGACAACtatgtgcaaacacatacacaaatattaCACACTGATAGCAGCACTTGTGTTATTCTGGCTACTTGTTTTGAGACAAGTACTGACACTGCACTGACACTCATTATTCATGCTAATCAAATTTACTCTGTTCAATGTCATAATCACTGACTGCATGttaatttaaagaatttcccctctgggataaataaaggaattctgattctgaatatgTGTTTGTCCACACCTGTCTTCTTGCCATCCTCCAGGCCCCTCTTGTGCGGTGGCTCCTGGATGTGTTTGTCAACATCAGCTCTACCAACCAGCTCCTCAGGCCGATCCCACATGGACAACCGCGTAGTTGGGTTGTAGAAGAACACGCGATCATCACCCGTCCATACCACACACCTAATATGAATTAGTAGACGCATATACATGCAAGATTGTTGCATGTGTCATGTGTATGCAAGATTTATTGTGGtaaagaggagcagagagatgcTGTGATGCGGTGTACATACCATGGCGTGCCAGGGATGGGGTTGGTGGCTATAGGTCTGGCTTTCTGAGctgccttttcctcctctgtcatctcttcttcttttggctccttcagagagaaagagagagagagaaatcagttCTCTCCATCACTGTTAAATTCATACTGTGAAACTACATCTTATCTTCTTCatattctcttctttttttaaatgattaatttgcaaaaccaaaaatgtaaataaaaaaaatgtaaccatTTCACAACACACTTACACAGTGCAGTACTTAATTATGGTCAGAGCAACAAAGCACTTCTGAAAATTTGAGATAGAGAAAAcgtggggtttttttttatctcttttaaaCAGGTAATTTAAGTCCTCACATACCTCCTTTTCATTAttagtgttttctgttttgttctcctcatcctccatcTCCATCGCCTCTGCTTCTGCCTGAGCCAGACGCTCCTTGagcttttctgcttctttttctgaggacagaaggagaaaaaaggcatacacaaacacaccgtgAGGTAAGTAAAAGTGGTGTAGCGCAGCTCAGCAAATGCAATTATTTCTGGTTTCATGTTCGGTTTCAATAAATGCTTTGTAAAGGGCAAGCTTCAAGTGGGTGAAGCTTTTGAAGCTGGTGCTGCTGAAAACCACTCCATGTCCAGTGGACCATCTTAACATATCTGTTGGAAAGCCTACCTTTTTCCAGCAGGGCATGCGGTTTCTCCCAGGTGGATTCCAGTGTTCGGTTGTTGTAGTAGTACGTTTTCCCATCAGCTGTTTTGTACTCTGACCACTCAGGGAGCTGTAATGATCCAGCCATGGAGGCAGGAGCTGCTGAGAGAGCCAGCTGCGGATGCATCATGGAAACTAAAGGCGGGCCCATGCCAGGAAGCATGCCTGTCATCAGTCAGAGAGGAAAGCGACAGGCCGTGATTGGTCGAGGCTCATCTTGCTGTCTGAACCACTAATAGTAGTTGCAGTGGATTGTAGTCTAGAAAAGGCCCTTTTCTTATACatctattaaaaataaaatgtacgTTGTGCGATTCCCCAGGCTGCTCTGTGGTAATCAAACACGTGTTagtaaaaccaaagaaaaacagagagctcCACAGGCAGAACAGAATTCACTGCAACTTGTAAAGGGCTGTCCCTGCAAGTACTTGCCTAGTCACCTAGTGGAGTTGACTGTTAGATGAGTGTGTGAATAAAAAGTCAAGTCCGATCGAGTCCAAGGATGAATTCAAAAAACATAACTGACTGACAACAAACACcggccacacacaaacaaacaaacaaacaaaacagtgcccatatacacacacacaaccatgcCACGAAAGCAGACAACCACATGACCACAACATGAAGCCCTAACTGCTATACTGCTGAATCACTACGGGACAACAGCGGCTAGTGTGATGGGAACTATGCTAACAGAGATGTTCTCTGTCCCAGCTACACTCACCAACCACACACCTGAAAATGACTGATCCTAACAATCAACCACGTGGCCCAACAATTTTAACAAATAGAGATGTAGATTTTCTAATGTTCTCCCATTTAATCGAGGCAAAACAATTAAGTCATAAATTTGACCTGACAGTTCCTGAGGACAACGCACGAGCAAAGTGCATTCATCATCTAGTGAAAGCCGAACACTAATGCTTGCAGCAAGATAAACAAGGATATGCTAGAAACTACACTtttcaagtaaaacaaacatttagaaaaatatgCTGGTGATGAAATGATGCATGTGACATATGCTTTGCAGCTCTGAGTTTTAAATCCAgagtaaatacaaaaatgttaagTCTTGTAAATATAATTACAAATGAGTTGTTAAAAACAATTGAGCTTTATGTAGTGCTTCTGTCTTTGGAATGGAAAAAATTTCACTACTGTACACCGGATGGATTATGTTGACAGCATTCACCACCATGCCACTGTTTGAGGGTTCTCATATATAAACATATGACTCATGTAGACATCATTCACTACCATGCCATCTACTGTGGATCTGAGAGGCGAGCGGCTGGGTGTTTACCGTTGGCGCTGGGGCCTGCCTTTACACAGGGTGCACCTACTATCTGCATCATTGCTACACCTGCAAGAACAACGGACAAGCAAGCATCTGGTTGAACACAGCAGGACACTAGACATCAACTACTATGGTGTgtaagagtttgtgtgtgtggccccactcagacaaacacacatccaaatTTTGGATTGTGTACCATCGTTATGTTACAACCGTCACTCACGATTTAGAGATGTAAGGAAAGACCAAAGGGGCTTAAAAACTAGGATTCATTTGGAGGCCATTGGTATATTAACAATTGCGATAAAAGGAAAGTGAAGTTTCTGAAAAAAGCATCTCATCAAAGAGTGAATGCATTATGTTGGAACCACAAATCTAAACATCAGTCAGGAAGCTCTCAGTCTTGTCAGCTGCGTAACCACCAGCCCTAACCTCATCCCAGCTCCATCTCATTCTTCACTTACAACCCCCTTCTCCCAAAAAGTaccaaaaaacaataaactgagAAAATTAACTACCCCAATGAACTTTTTCGACCAGTTTATGtcaaaatgagagacagagagaaaagggaaagaataaaataagacacgcaacagaggagaaaagaaaagcaacacagaaaaCCTTGAAAGTAAACACAGGGGACTAACAGGAGCATTTACATTAgcttacatttaaatttaagaCACTGGGCAAGACTTGTGTGGCCTGTAAAATCTGTGCTGACTAATCTTAGCAGATGTCCACGACAATAAGGCATCTAGTGAGAAGTCTTTTACAGACACTCATGGCATTCACATGTATGATCTGTGAGTGTGGGGCATTGGAGTCCATTGGtccatttttcattgttatgaAATATGTACCCATTATGCCGAGTCAGTTTTCACAGAGACTGTAAAGCCAGTGTCAGCTATCACAAAGCATTTCTACAGTAGCCTATTAGCATCAGCATAACTCAATCAGCTAGAGAGCTAAAACTGCTGGAGATGTTAAAACtacatgtaataaaaacactaaCTTATTTTATACTAATTTATGAGTCCAAAGTATTGTACAAATGTTCCTATTCTTGCACGAACCCTTTCCAGTGGTAATCTCCTAACAGTAATTACCAGGGCATAAACATAAAACcagctaaattaaaaaaaaaaaaaactgttgttgcTCTACCTGTTACATGGGAAGCAAATTTACTCTCATATAGTCCCtctcattttatatttataaattaattaaaaacaacaacaactacagctgGTTTGCTGCAAAGTGCTAGCAGTTAGACATATGGCCTGTTAGTTTATTCCTCTTAATTTGAGGTTCCTACCTGGCAGAGGGATGTGCATGCCTGGCAAGGGCACCCTGAAAGGTGGCACCATGACAGGCGGGAAGGCAGGTATGGCCGCGGTGGGCTGTGCCACACTGTGAGGCAGAGCTGCAGGTAGCAGAGGCACTGTCTGCACTGCTGTAACAGGTGATGGCACCGTGGAAACAGTTACCACAGTGACTGGAGACACAGCAACAGTTGAGGTCACAGTTGCAACAGGGTTTAGGTCTGCTACAACAGTGGCTTTtgggaaacaaaaagacagaaagggggGTTTTAGTTTAACTTTTGcacgtgtgtttgtttgtgttttatggaGATTGTGCACTTACCTGCAATAgtcacagagggagagagggtggtggtggagtcTGGGCTGGAGGTGAGTGTGCGGGAAGGGGTTGTGGATGGCGCCTGAGTAGGggagtctgctgctgctgtgcttgcTGTAGTGTTGACACTGCTTGAGCTGGCAGCTGCAGTCACCCCTGCACTTGCACCCGTCCCTGCAGCCCCAGCCCCCGCTACAAGTAGAGGGTTGAGCTCGGACTGCTGGATGATCTTCACGCCATCTGGTTTACTCCACGATGACTCTCTGGTCCTGGCGTTGTAGTAGTATGCCTGTGGATGATTAACAAAAACAGCAGTTGCTTAGGGCAAAGAGTAACCAGAATATGTAACCAGGCAACAAAGTGATATTTATCATCTACACCAATGAATTTTTATATTGTGATATTCAGTCTGATTgctttatattaatatttagtAAGGAAGATTGCATCTAAAATACTTATTCTAGAATGCAAGCCCAATCCAGTCCAGATCAATGTTAAAACTGATTTAACCTTTAACCAGGTTCTGTGCGTCAGCACATACTttttcaaaactgcaaaaattatttaattaattctcCATGTTTTCCAGACTGTATGAACCAGTATAGGGACCTTGCTATGTGCTTAAATATGACTTCCAGTTCACCTTCCCCTCTGCCGTTTTGTTCTCTACCCAGATCTCTTCTGCAGGGTTGAGTGCAGGGGTTCCAGACGCAGGAATGGGAGGCATCCCAGGAGGAAAAAGCATCCCTGGAGGAGGCGGTAGGTTCCCCATTGGAGGGGGAAGGAACGGAGGTCTCTGCAGCAAAAGATAAAGGCAGcataaagacatttaaattttgGACAGTAAGGACTATGACTATGAATGACTATATACCCAATAACAGCAATCCCTCCTTCAACAAAATATGTCTTCACTGGTTATATAAAATTGGCCAGTCAAATAAACAGTTGACCATTTAGCCAGTAGCCAGAAAGACATGCCTTAAAGAAGATGATATGAATCAATGTTTTCAATTTGCATCGCTCCAGATCGATTGATTGTTACACATGCTTTCCTGTCAAAAAAATGCTGTTGAGATGCCTAATCATACCGCTTGTCTGACTCAGAGAATGAAGGACATTACATTCACTAATTAACTCACACTCAGAATGAACCttgaaacagaaatatgataaataatgaACCAATTCAATTTGAACTGGCCTACTGATAAAGGAAACTCTCTAAACTCACGCTCCAAAGGCttataatattttcttttgacttGACAATGGAGACGCTTGCACACAACATGCATTATGTTAAGTCACGACTGAATTTTCTGACCTGGTGTGGTGATGTTGATATGTGGTTAGTGGAGTGCCTCTTTTGAACAGATGGTTCACTCATCAATATCCATTTTAGTCTTTGTATATCTCTCTATAAATGCTGCGTAGGATATTACTGCAGGCAAAGATAAATTAGTTCAGGCCTACACTTccataaagaaaaacattcatgtcCTATAAAATGGGAAACAGTCACCTGTAGATGGGGAGGACCCATGGGTGGTGGCATGCCTCCTGGTGGTGGTATTGGTGGCATGTTTGGGTCAAAGGGCGGACGTGCAAATGGAGGCCGTGGTGGGGGTCCCCTCATCATCCCAAAAGGAGGGGGCGGTGGCCTAAGGAGCGGCGGTGGGCCTCGTAACACTGTCTGGGCAGGTGCAGGTGCAGGCGCAGGTGCAGGAGCAGGACCGCGGAAACGCACTGCCTGCTGCACCATTCTAGCAAACACAAATAACATCAAGTTACAACCAGTGTTTTATGGCAGATTACTAAGTAgcattaataaaaaacattgaTTGCCACTTTGATCAATACTAACATACTAATTTGCTCTCAAACCGTTGTACAAAACTGCAGGTAATTCTAATACTAAGGACGCTGGCATCTGTATGGTAATATGAAGTTACATTTAAGGTGtctgtttcatttgtcattCTTGGGGAATTTAAAAATCGCTCGGGGACAACACTGGAATAGTTACTTACTCAATACTGTTATCTGAAACAATCGCACAATATAAGAATACCGACATCCGTATGTTGCAAGTCATGCAAAAACGACGTTGTGTTGTAACGTTCCTACATGCGATCCAGACAGACTGTCCTAAACTTTGACGTTGCAGGAAAATACAGTGAAAGGTGAGATCGTTTAGAAGATTATTACAGAAACGTTGTACTCTTATCTGCGTGTAACCATTTCGCTGCAGAAAGACGTTCTTGAAGATGCAATAACGCCGACGTGATGATATCGCTGCAAAGGACTCTATGGGTGCCAGCTCTGAACGGTTTATTTCTCCACTATTGAGCTCTTCATGGTGATACTGTATTGGCCGCGTACACGTACATGTTATAATTGAttataaataaaactcattCAAGTCAATCTCAATCAGTGAATCTCGTCTCGTCTTAATGAAGAGAGAGCCAGTCCATTCAAAACACAGAATGGGCGAAATATTGTGCCCCTGCCTACCAATGAACGTAGCGCAGCTTAGCTAGCTGACtatataacattaacatttcttcACAGAAAACTTAATAAAAGAGCTGTGTCTTAACACAAACTCTGGGCCTGGTGAGGAAGGCCAATAGGTGAAAGAGGGGAACATCTGGCTGTGTTTGATCTGACTGCTTGTGTTTACCGCGTGCCACGAGCGGAGCCCAGACGAGCCGCTTGGCAACACGGGCTAGTTAGCTAAAAGCTATTTAGCTAGCGTGGCTACATTAAACTAATGCCAGTATTCATCATAGCCTCTTGACGAAAAACAGCGCCGACCAACTTAATATAAAATCTAAGCGTATGCTTGATTGTACAACTCATTTTAACACATTGTTTGCTATTATCTGACCTGTTTTCGCTGAATCCGATAGTCTCGCTCTCTGCCTGGTCCGCCATTACAGGAAAATGTAACCACTCTCTTCCTGGAACCGCCCCTAAGTGATTTCTAGTTTTTCTATTCGCTAAACCATGATTTCAGTCATAGTCTAGTCCAAGTTCTTATTGGATAATGGTTTTCTCACCGAGGTTTGGCCAAGCGTTCATTGGTCCGCTTGCGTCCAATTTTTCCTTGAGGTCTTTGTTCAGTTAGTATGCAGTTATTGAAAATAAGTTGTTCTTTGACACTGGAACCTCAAAATTCTAATCAATTCATCCTTCACTCCAAGTGAACCTTTGAAGAAATTACtaaattattacattacatagaTAGCCTTCTGGACAAATTTCCCTtggtatctatctatctatctaaacaGCTTATAAACAGGCTgttaaatagataaatataatGAACTCCACACTGGAGTCAGTGCACACCTTCTGCTGCAGAGGAATTACACATGAACATCTCATTACTTACATCTCCTCATAAAAGCAAACTAACAGATACAGtaacagaacattttatttatttgaccataaaatcaaatgtaaatcCTGGTAAATATCAATGCCAGTATTGCCTTGTCTTCTAGAGAAGTCCAACAACACCAACATCATCTTTGCACCTATATGCCATTTTGCTGTTGCCTGAAAGCGGCTGCCGGCTGACAATATCATATCACACTGCTCAAGGCTCTCTGATGTTGTAGCGGAGTCAGTGAAGAGTTCATGACTGACGTCAGATGAATGATGCACCTTTGCGAGGGCAGCCAGGGTGGTCTTGTCCCTCTGGAGGTGACTGCTGTGGCAGCTCTTCACTTCCAGGATGGAGCTGCAGATATTTGGGTATCTGCACAAAAATCCGATATCAGCACACAGTAAGTAAATTAGAAAATTCTCCAATGAATGCGTTAAAGCAAATATTGAACTGTGAACTATATAACTATATCCTAACACTCGCTTAAAGAAAGTGTTATTGTTTGCATAATACTGTGGGCTGATTGTAAAATTAccaatttaaaaatgaacattaattATAATCTATGTTAGAATCAATTTATTACATGGACTGTGGAAAGACCACTGATGGAAATAAACCAGTTCTACCACACTGGttgctgaaatgtttcactAACCTAGAGTTGAATGTGGCCACAGAGTACTGGCCCACTGGATGATTCGAGGGAGGTTATGTAGTTTTCCAAAGTCCTGGTACCATTTCCGGTTCTGTCAAGCAGTTGCATGTGATCTCTGGTACCTGGATGCTGACCCGTGCTTCTGCCTTGAGCAACTGGGTCTTGTTTTCTTTCGAGAGGGTGGCTGTCCATCGTTAGGACCGTCTCTGTAATTTTGGCTTTGGTCTGGGTTTCAGTGGTTCATCTGAATTTTGATGGATTTGCCCTGGCAACACATCCTTTAGGACGTTCCAGCTAGTGATGTGGTTTTTTAACTCTGCAGTTGGTAGTAGAAAATGACATTGACCGAGCTGCCATTTATTGACTGGACAACAATACAGAAACAAGGATCACATCATGATTTTAGTGTGTTCTGGCTTATCTCCACCCCACAAAATATTTACCAGACAccaaaagcatttttatttagttactGATTAGTGCTTACGGCATATTGTTTGTATATAACTGTGTACAATTTCCAGACATGATTTTACAAGGCCAAATCTGGTGggaaaattatacattttcttaatttgttggtttaaaagttttcaaattttaatgaataaaaaaagtaatgaaataaaCCTATAAATGATACATAAATTAATTACAGAATGCAACCTCAAGTTTGCTAAAATCTTCAAATTCCCAGAAAAACTAGAGGACATGTCCTCAGTGGTAGCTACTACAGCCCTCTTCAGCATCAAATGTCATGCAATCATAACAGTAAGaccatgaagacaaacaagcctacatttggaaaaacaaatgaaactgaatattTCTTGTTATAATGTAGTTTAATGTAAGATGAAGTACAGAAAATATAGAGTGCAATCAAATGAAACGAGCcgtactgaaaaaaaaaaacaacccaaaaacaacccaaaacaaaaacatgattccCATCAGCTAAATTATGATATCAGTAGCTCTCTCATATGAACATAACTTTACAAGTaaactaataaaatatgaaactaATTGCTATGGAATCATCCTTCTGAGagtaacaaaataaagatttgGTCATTTGGAGTGCAGTGCCTCAGAAAATGACAGGAGGCTCTGCTTAGCTGTGTTTGCAcatcaaacagagaaaactatacccacacacaaagtcacacacactcattcactcttttctcacacatacacttcGCTCAAGACCCCCAAAGCCCTATAGACTGGTCTTTGCAAGCCACAGAAATCATTTATTCAAActtaatgaaaaaagaaatcctcAAATGTATTTAATCCATGTAAGGTAGTGGTTAAATGGTGCAGGGTGCAAAACGTTTTCTGGTAAAAACACTTTGTAATTAAAGGTACATTGCTGCATTGTTCCAAATATCTGGGGTTGTGCCACCATCTTAAACATGGAAGAAGTTTAGAGGATTGTTGTGATTGATGTTCAATCATGTAGATGTTGACTATCGTTTGCCCTCTTTTCCCACCACCAGCTGGAAatactctttaaaaaaaaacccaaaccattAGTCTCTACTTCTGTCCATACAGTGTATGTATGCAAATATATAACAGACAGAATAGATCTATGTGGgtcagaaataaagagaaaaatatcagTGAATAGTACCGGTATTTTAGTTTAGTAAAAATTGAAAGTATAGGACAAGTATCACTTTAAACAGTATCTGATTTTTGTAATATTAAGTGTCCCACAGTATTTTAGGGACCTTTGTTCTGAGTAGTTCAAGGCTTCACTCAAGTTGTCTTTTAAATATCAGGTTTTCTAGTGTACACTGAGTGCTTGTGAACTGCTTCAAGCCTGATAGTaagaggagaggggagacaCTGGGAAAAGGGTGTATTATGCAATTCTACACACTATTATGGCTCAAGTACAACCATTGAGTTACCTCATCGCATACACCCAatcctgccctctgctgtaGGACTAGAGTATATATTCAGTATACTCTAGGTATGTTAACTGTTAAGACTATGTGCACAGGGAGCGTAGGAAAACAAGCCATCCCATGGCAATAATGTAATGGCTTAACGTTTGCAATTGAATATCgtttaaataatataaaataaatctcaGGCTACAATGCAGAATTAAGGCAGCAGTGCTGCTTTCATTTAAGTCAGCATGACTGACACAATTCTCTGTACAGTCACAGGAGAAAAACTTTTTGctgtgactttttgtttttatgatgttGCATGACCCTGTAGTTTGTCTATAAAAACTGGTCAAGTGAGGATCCTTTCCCTACAGTAAAGTAATGATGAGTGGTTGTGGATTGACACCA
Encoded here:
- the tcerg1b gene encoding transcription elongation regulator 1 isoform X2; translation: MADQAESETIGFSENRMVQQAVRFRGPAPAPAPAPAPAQTVLRGPPPLLRPPPPPFGMMRGPPPRPPFARPPFDPNMPPIPPPGGMPPPMGPPHLQRPPFLPPPMGNLPPPPGMLFPPGMPPIPASGTPALNPAEEIWVENKTAEGKAYYYNARTRESSWSKPDGVKIIQQSELNPLLVAGAGAAGTGASAGVTAAASSSSVNTTASTAAADSPTQAPSTTPSRTLTSSPDSTTTLSPSVTIAATVVADLNPVATVTSTVAVSPVTVVTVSTVPSPVTAVQTVPLLPAALPHSVAQPTAAIPAFPPVMVPPFRVPLPGMHIPLPGMLPGMGPPLVSMMHPQLALSAAPASMAGSLQLPEWSEYKTADGKTYYYNNRTLESTWEKPHALLEKEKEAEKLKERLAQAEAEAMEMEDEENKTENTNNEKEEPKEEEMTEEEKAAQKARPIATNPIPGTPWCVVWTGDDRVFFYNPTTRLSMWDRPEELVGRADVDKHIQEPPHKRGLEDGKKTVVNKEELELAIATEENQDEEPTKAKKRKKEDVKEADSEKEAAMEAELRAARERAIVPLESRMTQFREMLLERGVSAFSTWDKELHKIVFDPRYLLLNPKERKQVFDQYVKTRAEEERKEKKNKLMQAKDEFRRMMEEAKLTPRTTFSEFAVKHGRDPRFKTIEKMKDREAIFMEFITAMRKREKEDSKSRGEKVKQDFFDLLSDQHIEGGQRWSKVKERLETDPRYKAVESSALREELFKQYMEKQAKSVDIEKERELERQARIEASLREREREVQKARSEQTKEIDREREQHKREEAIQHFKALMSDMVRSSDATWSDTRRNLRKDHRWESASLLEREEKEKLFNEHVEALAKKKKEHFRQLLDETSMITLTTTWKEVKKVIKEDPRCIKFSSSDRKRQREFEDYIKDKYITAKADFRTLLKETKFITYRSRKLIQESEQHLKDVEKILQNDKRYLVLECVPEERRKLIMFYIEDLDRRGPPPPPTASEPSRRSTK
- the tcerg1b gene encoding transcription elongation regulator 1 isoform X1; the encoded protein is MADQAESETIGFSENRMVQQAVRFRGPAPAPAPAPAPAQTVLRGPPPLLRPPPPPFGMMRGPPPRPPFARPPFDPNMPPIPPPGGMPPPMGPPHLQRPPFLPPPMGNLPPPPGMLFPPGMPPIPASGTPALNPAEEIWVENKTAEGKAYYYNARTRESSWSKPDGVKIIQQSELNPLLVAGAGAAGTGASAGVTAAASSSSVNTTASTAAADSPTQAPSTTPSRTLTSSPDSTTTLSPSVTIAATVVADLNPVATVTSTVAVSPVTVVTVSTVPSPVTAVQTVPLLPAALPHSVAQPTAAIPAFPPVMVPPFRVPLPGMHIPLPGVAMMQIVGAPCVKAGPSANGMLPGMGPPLVSMMHPQLALSAAPASMAGSLQLPEWSEYKTADGKTYYYNNRTLESTWEKPHALLEKEKEAEKLKERLAQAEAEAMEMEDEENKTENTNNEKEEPKEEEMTEEEKAAQKARPIATNPIPGTPWCVVWTGDDRVFFYNPTTRLSMWDRPEELVGRADVDKHIQEPPHKRGLEDGKKTVVNKEELELAIATEENQDEEPTKAKKRKKEDVKEADSEKEAAMEAELRAARERAIVPLESRMTQFREMLLERGVSAFSTWDKELHKIVFDPRYLLLNPKERKQVFDQYVKTRAEEERKEKKNKLMQAKDEFRRMMEEAKLTPRTTFSEFAVKHGRDPRFKTIEKMKDREAIFMEFITAMRKREKEDSKSRGEKVKQDFFDLLSDQHIEGGQRWSKVKERLETDPRYKAVESSALREELFKQYMEKQAKSVDIEKERELERQARIEASLREREREVQKARSEQTKEIDREREQHKREEAIQHFKALMSDMVRSSDATWSDTRRNLRKDHRWESASLLEREEKEKLFNEHVEALAKKKKEHFRQLLDETSMITLTTTWKEVKKVIKEDPRCIKFSSSDRKRQREFEDYIKDKYITAKADFRTLLKETKFITYRSRKLIQESEQHLKDVEKILQNDKRYLVLECVPEERRKLIMFYIEDLDRRGPPPPPTASEPSRRSTK